In the genome of Leeuwenhoekiella sp. MAR_2009_132, one region contains:
- the odhB gene encoding 2-oxoglutarate dehydrogenase complex dihydrolipoyllysine-residue succinyltransferase, protein MALEMKVPSPGESITEVEIAQWLVEDGDYVEKDQAIAEVDSDKATLELPAEASGIITLKAEEGDAVAVGQVVCLIDTDAPKPGGSDSNKASGDEGSGGDSEKELDKKDKNTADTNEKAEAKTETPSKSSTPSQSQDKKSYATGTPSPAAKKTLDEKGIDAKDVQGSGRDGRITKDDAVNAKPSMGTPGNGSRGESRSKMSMLRRKVAERLVSVKNETAMLTTFNEVDMSAIFALRDKYKEDFKSKHSVGLGFMSFFTLACVRALEMYPAVNSMIDGKEMITYDFKDISIAVSGPKGLMVPVIRNAENLSFRGVESEVKRLALRARDGQITVDEMTGGTFTITNGGVFGSMLSTPIINPPQSAILGMHNIVERPIVRDGGIAIAPIMYVALSYDHRIIDGKESVGFLVAVKEALENPEELLMNNNVLKALEL, encoded by the coding sequence ATGGCTTTAGAAATGAAAGTCCCTTCTCCGGGAGAATCGATTACAGAAGTTGAAATAGCACAGTGGCTTGTTGAGGATGGCGACTATGTAGAAAAAGACCAGGCGATAGCCGAAGTAGATAGCGATAAAGCTACCTTAGAACTTCCGGCAGAAGCAAGCGGTATTATAACATTAAAGGCTGAAGAAGGTGATGCTGTAGCAGTAGGGCAGGTCGTTTGCCTTATTGATACCGATGCTCCAAAACCAGGGGGCTCAGATTCTAACAAAGCTTCAGGTGATGAAGGTAGTGGTGGAGATTCTGAAAAAGAATTAGATAAAAAAGATAAGAATACGGCAGATACAAACGAGAAGGCAGAAGCAAAAACAGAAACACCTTCAAAGTCAAGTACTCCTAGCCAATCTCAGGATAAAAAGTCTTATGCAACAGGAACACCGTCTCCTGCAGCTAAGAAAACTTTAGATGAGAAAGGTATAGATGCTAAAGATGTTCAGGGTAGTGGTCGCGACGGTCGTATTACTAAAGATGATGCTGTTAATGCTAAGCCTTCAATGGGAACTCCGGGTAACGGAAGTCGCGGAGAAAGTCGTTCAAAAATGTCTATGTTACGTCGCAAAGTAGCAGAGCGCTTAGTAAGCGTAAAAAATGAAACGGCAATGCTTACTACGTTTAACGAGGTAGATATGTCTGCTATATTTGCTTTACGTGATAAGTATAAAGAAGACTTTAAATCAAAACATAGTGTTGGGTTAGGCTTTATGTCTTTCTTCACATTAGCTTGTGTACGTGCATTAGAAATGTACCCTGCTGTAAACTCTATGATAGATGGTAAGGAAATGATTACTTATGATTTTAAAGATATTTCTATTGCAGTATCTGGTCCAAAAGGTCTTATGGTTCCTGTAATTAGAAATGCTGAAAATTTAAGTTTTAGGGGTGTTGAGTCTGAAGTGAAGCGTCTTGCTCTTAGAGCACGTGATGGTCAGATTACAGTAGATGAGATGACCGGTGGTACATTTACAATTACAAATGGGGGTGTTTTTGGTAGTATGCTTTCTACACCTATCATCAATCCTCCGCAATCTGCAATCCTAGGAATGCACAATATTGTAGAACGACCTATCGTACGTGATGGAGGAATTGCAATTGCGCCTATTATGTATGTAGCACTTTCTTACGATCATCGTATAATTGATGGTAAAGAATCTGTAGGGTTTCTGGTAGCTGTTAAAGAAGCATTAGAAAATCCTGAAGAGTTATTGATGAATAACAATGTATTAAAAGCACTAGAGCTTTAA
- the polA gene encoding DNA polymerase I gives MSTQKRLFLLDAYALIFRGYYALIKNPRVNSKGQDTSAVMGFVNSLFDVIKREKPDHLAVAFDKGGSSERVEMYEEYKANRDETPEAIRIAVPIIQEILKAMHVPFVQIEGVEADDLIGTLAKQAEQEGYQVFMVTPDKDYAQLVSENIFMYKPARMGNGIEIWGIPEVQKRFEVERPEQVIDYLGMMGDASDNIPGLPGVGDKTAKKFIKEYGGLEGLLANTDKLKGKMKEKVIESAELGRLSRKLATIMTDCDVQFHAESYELSQPDADKVQEIFDELEFRRLKDQFIKIFSGEADSDTGAAVSSTETAKRLVNSSEQAANAGAGQYNLFGGPSEGNEIEERNTRKTIKDTEHFYQSVAPGMATKLFLKNLMKQESVCFDTETTSLDPLKANLVGIAFSWEKSKGFYIPFPQEQEEAQQLIEELKSFFEAETIQKIGQNLKYDIKVLAKYGVEVKGKLFDTMIAHYLINPDMRHNMDVLAETYLNYSPVSIEELIGKKGKNQKSMADVPVDQQTEYAVEDADITLQLKEHFEKEMGEANTQKLFDEIEIPLVQVLADMELEGINLDKDFLNSLAEELNSDILSLEEKIYKDAGEEFNIGSPKQLGEILFDKLKLVDKPKKTRTGQYSTAEDVLSYLASDHEIIQNVLDYRGLAKLKSTYVDALPTQVDENTGRVHTDYMQTVAATGRLSSNNPNLQNIPIRTERGRQVRKAFVPRSEDYVLLAADYSQIELRIIAALSQEETMMQAFKNGEDIHASTAAKVFNVALEDVTREQRSNAKTVNFGIIYGVSAFGLSNQTDLSRGESKDLIDTYYKTYPKLRNYMSEQVDFARDNGYVSTVLGRRRYLKDINSSNAVVRGAAERNAVNAPIQGSAADIIKIAMINIHKKLKAEKLKTKMLLQVHDELVFDVYKTELEQVKTMIKSEMENAFKMDVPLDVELGVGQNWLEAH, from the coding sequence ATGTCAACTCAAAAACGCTTATTTCTTTTAGATGCTTACGCACTAATTTTTCGTGGTTATTACGCACTTATAAAAAATCCTAGAGTAAACTCAAAAGGGCAGGATACCTCTGCGGTTATGGGTTTTGTAAATTCACTCTTTGATGTGATTAAACGAGAAAAACCAGATCATTTAGCAGTTGCTTTTGATAAAGGTGGAAGCTCTGAACGTGTAGAAATGTATGAAGAATACAAGGCTAATCGTGATGAAACGCCAGAGGCTATACGTATTGCTGTGCCTATCATACAGGAGATTTTAAAAGCTATGCACGTACCTTTTGTGCAAATTGAAGGTGTAGAAGCAGATGACTTAATAGGTACACTGGCTAAACAGGCAGAGCAAGAGGGTTATCAGGTTTTTATGGTAACACCAGATAAGGATTATGCACAATTGGTTTCCGAAAATATATTTATGTACAAGCCTGCCCGTATGGGGAATGGGATTGAGATATGGGGAATTCCTGAAGTACAAAAACGTTTTGAAGTTGAGCGACCAGAACAGGTGATTGATTATCTGGGAATGATGGGAGATGCGTCAGACAATATACCCGGTTTACCGGGTGTAGGTGATAAGACTGCCAAGAAATTTATTAAAGAATATGGTGGTCTTGAAGGACTTCTTGCTAATACAGATAAACTTAAAGGCAAGATGAAAGAGAAGGTAATTGAGAGTGCAGAATTAGGGCGCCTGTCTCGAAAGCTTGCTACGATTATGACCGATTGTGACGTGCAGTTTCACGCAGAATCATACGAACTTTCACAACCCGATGCAGATAAGGTACAGGAGATTTTTGATGAATTAGAATTTAGAAGACTTAAAGACCAGTTTATTAAGATATTTTCAGGCGAAGCCGATAGTGATACGGGTGCAGCAGTAAGTAGTACGGAAACAGCCAAGAGGCTTGTAAATTCTTCAGAGCAGGCAGCAAATGCAGGAGCGGGGCAATACAATTTATTTGGCGGTCCTTCTGAAGGCAATGAGATTGAAGAGCGTAATACACGCAAAACAATTAAAGATACAGAGCATTTTTATCAAAGCGTTGCTCCCGGAATGGCTACAAAACTATTCCTTAAAAATCTTATGAAGCAGGAGTCCGTATGTTTTGATACCGAAACAACATCTCTCGACCCGTTAAAAGCAAATTTAGTGGGCATTGCATTTAGCTGGGAAAAAAGCAAGGGGTTTTATATTCCTTTTCCACAGGAACAGGAAGAAGCTCAGCAATTAATAGAAGAGTTAAAGTCATTTTTTGAAGCAGAAACCATTCAGAAAATAGGTCAAAACTTAAAATACGATATCAAAGTATTAGCAAAATACGGAGTTGAAGTAAAAGGAAAACTTTTTGATACCATGATTGCGCATTATCTCATAAATCCAGATATGCGCCACAATATGGATGTTCTTGCAGAAACGTACCTTAATTACTCACCGGTTTCTATTGAGGAGTTAATAGGTAAAAAAGGAAAAAATCAAAAGTCGATGGCAGATGTCCCGGTTGACCAACAAACCGAATACGCTGTTGAAGATGCAGATATAACGCTTCAGCTCAAGGAGCATTTTGAAAAAGAAATGGGCGAGGCTAATACACAGAAGCTTTTTGACGAAATCGAAATTCCGTTGGTACAGGTTCTTGCAGATATGGAGCTTGAAGGTATTAATCTTGATAAAGATTTTTTAAACAGCCTTGCTGAAGAGCTTAATTCAGACATTCTTTCATTAGAAGAAAAAATTTACAAAGATGCCGGCGAAGAATTTAATATTGGTTCGCCGAAGCAATTAGGAGAGATTCTATTTGATAAACTCAAACTGGTAGATAAGCCGAAGAAAACACGTACCGGCCAGTATTCTACAGCAGAAGATGTGCTTTCTTATTTAGCTTCAGATCACGAGATCATTCAGAACGTACTAGATTATCGAGGACTGGCAAAATTAAAGAGTACATACGTAGATGCATTGCCTACGCAAGTAGATGAGAACACCGGCCGTGTACATACAGACTATATGCAAACTGTAGCGGCAACGGGGCGTTTGAGCTCTAATAATCCTAACTTACAAAACATTCCCATTCGTACAGAACGTGGTCGTCAGGTACGTAAGGCTTTTGTTCCGCGTAGCGAAGACTATGTTTTGCTGGCAGCAGATTATTCGCAGATAGAATTACGAATCATAGCGGCTTTAAGTCAGGAAGAAACCATGATGCAGGCGTTTAAGAATGGTGAAGATATTCACGCTTCTACGGCTGCAAAAGTATTTAATGTAGCGTTAGAAGATGTTACCAGAGAGCAACGCAGCAATGCGAAAACTGTGAATTTTGGTATTATTTATGGAGTTTCGGCATTCGGACTGAGCAATCAAACAGATTTAAGCAGAGGAGAGAGTAAAGATCTTATTGATACCTATTATAAAACCTATCCGAAGCTGCGTAACTACATGAGTGAGCAGGTAGATTTTGCACGCGATAACGGGTATGTTTCTACAGTTTTAGGTCGTCGTCGTTATTTAAAAGACATCAACAGTAGTAATGCTGTTGTGCGTGGTGCAGCAGAGCGCAACGCGGTAAACGCACCTATACAAGGTAGTGCTGCAGATATCATCAAAATTGCGATGATTAATATTCATAAAAAGCTGAAAGCTGAAAAACTAAAGACAAAAATGTTGCTTCAGGTACATGATGAACTTGTTTTTGATGTGTATAAAACAGAATTAGAACAGGTAAAAACAATGATTAAGTCTGAAATGGAAAATGCCTTTAAAATGGATGTTCCGCTAGATGTTGAGCTGGGAGTTGGTCAAAACTGGCTTGAGGCGCATTAA
- a CDS encoding DUF5916 domain-containing protein, translating to MRGLLCLVFLSLLLVPDIVYGQNQKTEKINKRSYTTLKIENENAPDIDGVLNDSAWELVPYTTDYTQLQPNIGLAPTEQTKMKIIYDDGYIYVAFRCLDQDPDGIEKRLSRRDGFAGDWVEISFDSYNDDRTAFSFTLTAAGVKADEFISNNGRFDETWNPIWYAKTNIDELGWTAELKIPLSQLRFNSDEDQVWGLQSKRFYFRNRERSLWQEIVPNAPGYVSEFGELRGLKNLTPQKQLEIQPYLVTQLDTYESQAGNPYRDGSDSRINAGLDAKIGITNDLTLDLTLNPDFGQVEADPAAIALDGFQIFFKEQRPFFVANSNIFDYDLDDQSSDNLFYSRRIGRSPQRAVRDPEVVYTDTPQNSTILGAAKFSGKTKNGWTLGLLESLTAKEYAQTFRNDSTQRDVLVEPLTNYLIGRAQKDFNNRNSYIGVIATATHRKLEPGLYNLHSDAFSGGIDFKHNWIDRKYYLQGNTVISNVQGSTEAITRTQRSLTHLFNRQDATHLTVDTTKTALTGTGGNLEIGKASGGNFTGSLGASWKSPELELNDVGFLRQADLITQFSTLKYTLLNPTKKFRTINIEFEQQSLFDFEGNYNRIEYSLESFFRFNNTWETNFGLIHKPRIISTTELRGGPRFRFNEENIQFLFINSDSRKKFTYGAGYVISQASQNNFSLFRLELGLEYQPLDALSLAFYPEYEISPNKTQYVSTTNYNNQNRYILGNIDQKTLSATLRLNYSLNPNLSVQYYAQPFASKGTYTNFNRVDNSIAKDLNERIRLFTPDQIFKNDVEYTVDENLDGVTDYRFRDPDFSVVQLRTNLVVRWEYIPGSELFFVWSQGADGNNDPSNTVFNALDQQIVNKQLNNTFLIKATYRFLL from the coding sequence ATGCGCGGTTTATTATGTCTGGTATTTCTCTCCTTACTACTAGTTCCAGATATAGTTTATGGTCAAAATCAGAAGACTGAAAAAATTAATAAACGCTCGTATACAACATTAAAGATTGAAAATGAAAATGCACCTGATATTGATGGAGTTTTAAACGATTCTGCCTGGGAACTTGTACCATACACTACAGATTATACACAACTGCAACCTAATATTGGGTTGGCTCCTACAGAGCAAACTAAAATGAAAATCATCTACGATGACGGGTATATTTATGTCGCATTTAGATGTCTTGATCAAGATCCTGATGGTATTGAAAAACGCCTTTCAAGACGTGATGGTTTTGCAGGCGATTGGGTAGAAATAAGCTTTGACAGTTATAATGATGATCGTACGGCATTTTCATTTACTCTAACCGCTGCGGGTGTAAAAGCAGATGAGTTCATATCAAATAACGGTCGCTTTGATGAAACATGGAATCCCATCTGGTATGCTAAAACTAATATTGATGAGCTGGGCTGGACAGCTGAGTTGAAAATTCCTTTAAGTCAATTGCGTTTTAATAGTGATGAAGATCAAGTCTGGGGATTACAGTCAAAACGTTTTTATTTTAGAAACAGGGAGCGTTCACTCTGGCAGGAAATCGTACCCAATGCACCGGGATATGTTAGTGAATTTGGCGAATTAAGAGGTCTCAAAAACTTAACGCCTCAAAAACAACTGGAAATACAACCTTATTTAGTTACTCAACTTGACACATACGAATCTCAAGCTGGAAACCCTTATCGGGATGGTAGTGATTCCCGCATAAATGCAGGTCTCGATGCTAAAATAGGTATTACAAATGACCTTACACTAGATCTCACATTAAATCCAGATTTTGGGCAGGTAGAAGCAGATCCTGCGGCAATTGCCCTAGATGGTTTTCAAATATTTTTTAAAGAACAGCGTCCTTTTTTTGTAGCTAACAGCAATATATTTGATTATGATCTTGACGATCAATCTTCAGATAACTTATTCTATTCACGACGCATTGGTCGCAGTCCGCAGCGAGCGGTGCGTGACCCTGAAGTTGTTTATACAGACACTCCTCAAAATTCAACCATTCTTGGAGCTGCAAAGTTTAGTGGAAAAACAAAAAACGGGTGGACACTTGGCCTATTAGAAAGCCTTACTGCAAAAGAATATGCACAAACGTTTAGAAATGATTCTACACAACGCGATGTACTGGTAGAGCCGCTAACAAACTACCTTATTGGGCGTGCACAAAAAGATTTTAATAATCGCAATTCGTACATAGGCGTAATAGCCACAGCGACCCATCGCAAATTAGAACCCGGACTTTACAACTTACATAGCGATGCCTTTTCTGGAGGTATTGACTTCAAACATAACTGGATTGATCGCAAATATTATTTACAAGGTAATACTGTAATTAGTAATGTACAAGGCAGTACAGAGGCCATTACACGTACGCAGCGTTCCTTAACGCACCTCTTCAATAGACAGGACGCAACACACCTCACTGTAGATACTACAAAAACAGCACTTACAGGAACCGGAGGAAATTTAGAAATTGGTAAAGCTTCCGGCGGAAACTTCACAGGCAGTTTAGGAGCTTCCTGGAAATCTCCAGAATTAGAGCTTAATGACGTGGGCTTTCTCAGACAAGCAGATCTCATTACACAATTTAGCACGCTTAAATACACGCTTTTAAATCCTACTAAAAAATTCAGAACTATAAATATTGAATTTGAACAACAAAGTCTATTTGATTTTGAAGGAAATTACAACCGCATAGAATACAGTCTCGAGTCCTTTTTTAGATTTAATAATACCTGGGAGACTAATTTTGGTTTAATACACAAGCCTAGAATCATTAGTACAACAGAATTGAGAGGTGGACCACGTTTTAGATTTAATGAAGAAAATATTCAATTTTTATTTATTAACTCAGACTCCAGAAAAAAATTTACCTATGGTGCCGGGTATGTAATCTCTCAGGCATCTCAAAATAATTTCTCACTCTTTAGACTTGAACTTGGGTTAGAATACCAACCTCTAGACGCCTTAAGTCTAGCTTTTTATCCGGAATATGAAATTAGCCCAAACAAAACACAGTACGTTAGCACCACAAACTACAACAATCAAAACCGATATATCTTAGGGAATATAGATCAGAAGACCCTAAGCGCCACCCTACGTCTTAATTACAGCCTAAATCCTAATTTAAGCGTACAATATTATGCGCAACCCTTTGCCTCTAAAGGAACCTATACAAACTTTAACCGTGTTGATAATTCAATTGCAAAAGACCTTAATGAGCGCATACGTTTATTTACGCCAGATCAAATTTTTAAAAATGATGTAGAATACACAGTTGATGAAAATTTAGATGGCGTTACCGATTACCGTTTTAGAGATCCTGATTTTTCTGTGGTGCAACTAAGAACAAATCTGGTAGTACGCTGGGAATACATTCCGGGTTCGGAATTGTTTTTTGTCTGGTCACAGGGAGCAGACGGCAATAATGACCCTTCAAATACGGTCTTTAATGCTTTAGACCAACAAATTGTAAACAAGCAATTAAACAATACATTTCTAATTAAAGCTACCTATCGCTTTTTATTATAA
- a CDS encoding RagB/SusD family nutrient uptake outer membrane protein, with amino-acid sequence MKKIYKYTLALFALLSMSSCSEDFLDRFPTEDVPAEAATTTTDNLFLVVNGIHRSLYQRYNSQGEGGIGSMMIQTDVLGEDFVMTSAGNGWFNNTYKWVDHTNASDADDLFPYRVLYRVIRNANVIINGAENASGPTADRDAALGQALVYRAYCHFQLVQLYGKRYQAGAPNNQLGVPIRLTTENNPLARATVEEVYTQVNLDLDRALTLLDGYERPNKSHFDKSVALGLKARVALVQQNYPLAATLANQARQGYTLMSNDEYFNSFNTYTNREWMWGSFVQEDQTIFFANFGAYVSRNFSSTNIRTNPKAINSKLYNLISETDVRAKLFDPTGAHSNLPAGVTLASNFAKKPFTSQKFIAAGTGDSRMDVPYMRAAEMYLIEAEALSYSNENAAKQVLLALASNRDPSYTLSANTGAALKNEIYTQRRIELWGEGFRFYDLKRLNQPLDRTGANHDPALVGQLFEVPAGDNRWQWQIPLDEINSNPLVEQNPS; translated from the coding sequence ATGAAAAAAATATATAAATACACACTTGCACTTTTTGCTCTACTAAGTATGAGTAGTTGCAGTGAGGACTTTTTAGATAGATTTCCTACTGAAGATGTGCCTGCTGAAGCTGCAACGACCACCACAGACAACTTATTCTTGGTTGTAAATGGTATTCACCGCTCCTTATATCAGCGCTACAATTCACAGGGAGAAGGAGGAATAGGTTCTATGATGATTCAAACAGATGTTCTAGGAGAAGATTTTGTTATGACTTCTGCAGGAAACGGCTGGTTTAATAATACCTATAAATGGGTTGATCATACTAATGCTTCTGATGCAGATGACTTATTTCCATATCGCGTATTATACCGTGTGATAAGAAATGCCAACGTTATTATTAATGGAGCTGAAAATGCATCAGGTCCTACAGCAGATAGAGATGCAGCTCTTGGCCAGGCTTTAGTATACAGAGCCTACTGTCATTTCCAATTGGTTCAACTTTATGGTAAACGCTATCAAGCAGGAGCACCTAATAATCAACTGGGAGTTCCTATACGCCTAACTACAGAAAATAATCCTCTTGCCAGAGCAACTGTAGAAGAAGTTTACACTCAGGTAAACTTAGATTTAGATCGTGCTCTAACACTTCTTGATGGATATGAGCGTCCTAATAAATCTCATTTTGATAAAAGTGTGGCCTTAGGATTAAAAGCGAGAGTAGCTTTAGTGCAACAAAACTATCCGCTTGCAGCCACTTTAGCTAATCAAGCTAGACAAGGATACACGTTAATGTCTAATGACGAATATTTTAACTCATTTAATACTTACACAAACAGAGAATGGATGTGGGGTAGTTTTGTTCAGGAAGATCAAACAATATTCTTTGCAAATTTTGGAGCATATGTATCTAGAAACTTTAGCTCTACGAATATTAGAACAAACCCTAAAGCTATTAACTCAAAGCTTTACAATCTAATTTCTGAAACAGACGTACGCGCTAAACTTTTTGATCCAACAGGAGCTCATAGCAACCTTCCTGCAGGAGTTACTCTTGCCTCTAACTTTGCAAAAAAACCTTTTACCAGTCAAAAGTTTATTGCTGCAGGTACAGGAGATAGTAGAATGGATGTACCTTATATGAGAGCGGCAGAAATGTATTTAATTGAAGCGGAGGCATTATCCTATTCAAATGAAAACGCAGCAAAACAAGTTCTTCTAGCTTTAGCTTCTAATCGCGATCCAAGCTATACTCTTTCAGCAAATACAGGCGCAGCACTTAAAAATGAAATTTATACGCAACGCCGCATAGAATTGTGGGGTGAAGGTTTTAGATTTTATGACTTAAAAAGATTGAACCAACCTTTAGACAGAACTGGTGCAAATCACGATCCTGCTTTAGTGGGTCAATTATTTGAAGTTCCTGCCGGGGATAATAGATGGCAATGGCAAATACCACTAGATGAGATTAACTCAAATCCACTAGTTGAGCAAAACCCTTCTTAG